In Pseudomonas campi, the sequence GGCCCATGTTGCGGTGGTTGGCATTGGCGGTGTCGGTTCCTGGGCGGCCGAAGCGCTGGCCCGTTCGGGGGTGGGCGAGATTTCCCTGTTCGACCTGGACGATGTCTGCGTCACCAACACCAATCGCCAAGTGCATGCCCTGAGCGGCACGGTAGGCAAGGCCAAGGTCGAGGTGATGGCCGAGCGCATCCGTGCCATCAATCCGGCCTGCGTGGTGCACGCGGTGGCCGATTTCGTCACCCGCGAGAATATGGCCGAGTACATCACCGAGGAACTGGACGCGGTGATCGACTGCATCGACAGCGTGACGGCCAAAGCGGCGCTGATCTCCTGGTGCAAGCGGCGCAAGATCCAGATCGTTGCCACCGGTGGTGCGGGGGGCCAGGTCGATCCGAGCAAGATCGAGATCGCCGACCTCAACAAGACCGTCAACGACCCGTTGATCGCCAAGGTGCGCTCGCTGCTGCGCCGCGACTACAACTTCTCGCGCACCCCGGGGCGCACCTACAGCATCACCTGCGTCTACTCGCGCGAGCAGCTGCGCTACCCGTTGCCCGATGGCAGCGTGTGCCTGAGCAAGGTCATGCCCGGCGACGGCACCCGCTTGGACTGCGCCGGCGGCTTCGGTTCGGCCATGATGGTAACGGCCAGCTTCGGCATGCTCGCGGCGGCGAAAATCATCGACAAACTAGTGGCCGGAGCCAGGCGACCAGCGGAGCGCCAGCGGTCGGACTGATGGCCGGACTCGACTAAGCTGAAACAACGGACAGGGAGATCATTAGGGTCTGTTGCCGTTTCGGCACAACCGCGACGGTGCCAGTTTTTGCGCGGAGCTAGGCGCGAGACGCGAAGTTTGGTCGTCCAAATGAGCCGTCGAGTAACGACGTTCCGCGCAAAAACTGGCCCGTCCCTTCGGGTTGCGTACAAAATCGCGCCAGGCGGTGTTGCGGGACTTGGCAAGGGAATGACCATTGCCTGCGTCCCGCGCCTTGCCTGGCGCGATTTTGCCCAGCAACGCGGCTTGCGCCGAAACGGCAACAGACCCTAGCCGCCAGGGACAGCATCGAGGTGTACCTGAGGGGCCAATCAATTGCGTTGTATGTGTGTGAAGACCTGGCTGGCGTTGATCTGCCTGCTGCTGCCTTTAAGTGCCGCGCAGGCGCAGCAGATCGTGCGTATCGGTACCGGTGACTGGGCGCCTTATGTCGATCAGCGCCGCGCCGATGGTGGTGCCCTTGGGCGGCTGGTCAGTGCCGTGTTTGCCGAGGCGGGCTACCGGGTCGAATACCTGTTCTATCCCTGGGACCGCAATGTCCTGATGCTCCAGCATGGCGAGCTAGACGCCATCATGCCCTACAGCTGCACGCCCAAGCGCCTGCAGTACGGCGTGTGCAGCGCGCCGCTGGTGCAGGGCGAGATCGTCCTGTTTCACCGCAAGGACCTGTCGTTCGACTGGCGTGGCCTCGATGACCTGCGGCCTTTTCGCATCGGCACCACCCTGGGTTACTCCTACGGCCCGCAGTTCGATGCGGCGTTGCAGGCGGGCAGCTTGCAAGCGCTGCAGAACAGCAAGGAGGACACCAACTTTCGCCTGCTGGAACTGGGGCGCATCGACCTGCATCCGCAGGATCGGGCGGTGGGTTACAGCATGCTGCGCCAGCGTTTCTCCGCCGCCGAACTGGCCAGCATTACCCACCATCCGCGCCAGTTGAATACCGAACCGTTGCGCCTGCTGTTTCGCAAGGATGACCCGGCGTCCCTGGCGGTGATGCGGCAGTTCGACGAAAGCCTCAGGCGTTTTGCCGAGCGCGGCGAGCTGCAGGATCTGCAGCGGGCGCTGTATAGCGGTGATCCGGATAGCTGGATGCCGACGTTGCTGGCACCGCGCGACTGAGGAAAAACCGGCTTTGACAGCAAGGCTGCACTTTTATCTGCCGTGTGGCCGGTCAGCTGCCCGTATAATCGCGCCTTTCCCGCGTCTGCCGGGCCTTACGAGATGTACCGATGATCAACAATGATGTGCTGCGCAGCCTGCGCTACCTGCTGGATGTCAGTGACGCCAAACTGGTCGAAATCTGCCAGCTGGCCGACTACTCGCTGAGCGAGGCCGATGTCGCCGCCTATCTGCTGAAGGACGATGAAGAGGGCTATGTGCCCTGCCGCGACGAGGTGCTGGCGCATTTCCTCGATGGCCTGGTGTTCTTCAAGCGCGGCAAGGATGACAGCCGCCCGGCCCTGCCGGTGGAGAAGCGCCTGACCAACAACAACATCCTGAAGAAACTGCGCGTGGCCTTCGAGCTGAAGGATGACGACATGCACGAAATTCTCCAGGCCGCCGACCTGCCAATGACCAAGGCCGAGTTGAGCGCGCTGTTCCGCAAGCCGGGACACAAGAACTTCCGCCTGTGCGGTGATCAGGTGCTGCGCAATTTCCTTCGCGGCCTGACCCAGCGCCAGCGGGGCTGACCCCGGGCCCATCTAGGCCGTAGCGGGTCGCAGGAAGTGGCCAGGCCATGCTGCGCGCAGCACCCCATGGCGTGGGCTCGGGTGTTCCTTCGACCACCCGCCTCCTCCCCGCTGAGCAGGCCGTCACTCACTAGCTGCGCTAGCTGAACCGAGCCGCAGCGCCACTGCAACGACGGACCTGCGCGTTTCGCCAGTGGAGACGGCTACAGGACTGTCGCACGTTCGGTGACGTCGAGCGCTAGCGGCCCAATAGCTAACCTCTGTATCTGCTTGCGACCAGAGGGAGCCATAGCGGCAGTACTGCGCCAGCGGATAGCACATGCTTGATGCTGTGGCCGGACAGCAGCTCGCCGCTCAGGTGGAACAGCTGTTCGTCGCCAAGCTCGAAGAGCTTGGCCAGGGCATACCAAGCCACGCACAGGCCGAGGCGCAAGCCATATCCGCCAGGCTGCGGTCGGCAGAAGGCGAGCGCAGCCAGCACCAGCATGCCGCCAGCCTGCAAGAGTACCCAGGGCAGCAGGTTGTCGCTGGCCTGCCAGGCCCACAGGCTGGCCGCTCCGCCAAGAGCGACGGCCAGCAGCACGCCACTGGCTGCCGCCAGGCCCAGGCGATCGGCGGTCGCCAGGCTCAGAATTGCGGCGAACAACACCAGCATGCCGAGGCGGTCGTAGAGCAGGTTGGGGTCGCTGGGCGACAGGTGGTAGACGCTGGAGCCGGCGAAGGTGAAAAGCAGCCCGAGGCACATCAACAGCGCCAGGCTGCGCCAGCGAGGGTCAGGCATCTGCGGCAGGCGGCTCAAGCCGAGCAGTGCGAGGAGCAGGAACGGCAGATTGCTGAGCACGTCCATGGCATGGGGAATGCCGAACAGGACACGCTGATCAGCGAAGGCGTGATAGTGCGTGGGTTGTTGCACCGCTGGGGCCAGGACTGCGGCGAGCACCAGACCGAGCCCGAACAGGCACAGTGCGAATGAGGCCGGGCTTGGTCTGTGCCAATGGCGGGGTGGGCTGGTATTCGAGTGCATGGCCTTCTCCATCAGGTCGCTGGTTGTGGCAGGCACTCTGGGTCCTTTTCGTGATTAAGTCTCTCTTCAGTGTTCTTGGTGGCGTATAAGTAGCTATCAAGTTCACTTTGGCGATACTTATGGGCGCTTCATCTGAGTTGGTACCGATCATCAAGCGTGAGCTCAAGGCGCAGCAGCTCACCTATGCGGATCTAGCCCGCGAGTTGGGCATGTCCGAGTCCAACGTCAAGCGCATGCTGGCGAAGGAAGACATGCCGCTGTCGCGGGTGGACGCTATCTGCCGCGTGTTGCACCTCGACTTTGCCGACCTGGCCCGCCAGGTCGCCGATGCCCAGCCCTTGATCAGCACCCTCAGCCTGGAGCAGGAACAGGCTGTGGTGGGCGATGAGCAACTGATGTTGGTGGCGCTCTGTGTGCTGAGTCAGTGGACCGCCGAGCAGATGCTGGCAGTCTATCGCCTGAGCGAGGCAGAGCTGATCCGCGCCCTGATTCGCCTCGACCGGCTGGGCGTCATCGAGTTGAAACCGTTGAACCGATACCGCCTCAAGCTGGCCAAGACCTTTCGCTGGCAACCCGACGGACCGGTGATGCGCTACTTCCGCAAGCATGCATTGCAGGATTACTACGCTGGCGAATTCGCTGGTAGCGACGAAGGCTTGCTGCTGGTGCACGGGCGGATCAGTCGCGCATTGGCGCCTTCGTTCGTCGAGCGCCTGCAGCGGGTGGCGCAGGAGTATGCCCAGCAGCATCTGGCCGACCAGAAGCTGCCCGAAGCCGAGCGGGAGGGCTATACGCTGGTCCTGGCGATGCGGCGCTGGGAGTTTGCGGTATTCGAGGCGTGGCGCCGCTGATTAGCCCGCCACCAACTCGCGCATGCGCTGCAGCACGGCATTCAGGCCGTTGCTGCGCGAGGGTGAGAGCTGGCGGGCCAGGCCCAGCTGGTTGAACCAGTCGGCCAGATCGAGGGCGTCCAGCTCGGCTGCCGAGAGTCCGTCGACCCGCGCCAGCAGTACGGCCAGCAGGCCACGAATCAGTCGCGCATCGCTGGTCGCGCGGAACTGCCAGCGGCTCTCCTGTATTTCACCGACCAGCCAGACCTGGCTTTCGCAGCCCGATACCCGATTGACCTCCTGCTTGTCCTCCTCGCTCAGCGGCGCCAGGCGTTCGCCCCACTGCATCAGCAGGCGCGCGCGCTGTTCCCAGCCGGGGCAGGCGGCAAAGGCGTCCAGGGCCTGCTGGGCCGGGCGAGGGAGCGTCATGCCGGTATCGCTGTTGTAGGAGCGAGCTCTGCTCGCGAAGCTTTTGGCGGGCCTGGTGTTCGCGAGCAGAGCTCGCTCCTACAGGTGTAGGCACTCATCGCAACAGCTCCAGGGCCTTGTCCAAGGCGACGAAGAAGCGCGTCAGGTCAGCGCCATCGTTGTACAGGCCGAGTGACACACGGATCGCCCCTGGCAGGCCGAGGCTTTTCAGCAGGGGCATGGCGCAGTGGTGACCGGCGCGTACGGCAATACCCTGCTCGGTGAGCAGATGGGCGAGGTCGGCGCTGTGTACCTCGGCCACGGTGAAACTGGCCAGGGCTACCTGTGGCTCGCCGATCAACTGGATACCGTCACGCGCGCTCAGGCCGGCCAGCAGCCTGGCGTGCAAGGCTGCCTCATGGCCGATCACGGCCGCCTGATCCAGGCCGGCCAGGTAATCCAGGCTGGCACCCAGGGCGATCACGCTGGAAATCGCCGGGGTGCCGGCCTCGAAGCCCAGCGGTGCCGGGCGGAAACGGGCGTGCTGATAGTCGGCCTCCAGCACCATTTCGCCGCCGAACTGCCAGTGGCGCAGTTGTGCCAGGGCCGTACCACGCCCGTAGAGCAGGCCGACACCGTCCGGGCCATACAGCTTATGGCTGGAGCAGGCATAGAAGTCGCAGCCCAGCGCCTGCACGTCGTGGCGTCCGTGCAGCACGCCCTGGGCGCCATCGACCACGCTCAGCGCGCCTTGCGCCTGGGCCAGGGCGATCAGCTCGCGCACCGGTTGCCAGCGCCCCAGCACGTTGGACAGTTGCGATACGGCCAACAGGCGGGTGCGTGGGCTGATCAGCGTGGCGGCCTGCGCCAGGTCGATCTGCCCGCAGCTATCCAGCGGCATGATCACCAGCTTGAGGCCACGGCGCAGCGCCAGTTGTTGCCAGGGCAGCAGGTTGGCGTGGTGCTCCAGGGCGCTGACGACGATCTCGTCGCCGGCGGCGAACAGAGGCTCCAGACCATAGGCCAGCAGGTTGAGGGATTCAGTGGTGCCGCGAGTGAAGATGATTTCCTCGCTGCTGGCCGCATTCAGCCACTGCGCGACCTTGCCCCGGCTGGCCTCAAAAGCGCGCGTGGCGCGCTCGCCCGGCAGGTGTTGGGCGCGGTGCACGTTGGCGGCGCCGCTGGCGTAGTAGCCGAGCAGGCTGTCGAGCATGGCCTGTGGCTTCTGCGCGGTGGCGGCGCTGTCCAGGTAGGTCTGGCCTTCGGCGTCGAGGGCCTGGATACCGGGAAAGTCGGTGCGCCAGGGGGAGTTCAGG encodes:
- the tcdA gene encoding tRNA cyclic N6-threonylcarbamoyladenosine(37) synthase TcdA codes for the protein MATDDQRFGGIARLYGVEGLQRLQAAHVAVVGIGGVGSWAAEALARSGVGEISLFDLDDVCVTNTNRQVHALSGTVGKAKVEVMAERIRAINPACVVHAVADFVTRENMAEYITEELDAVIDCIDSVTAKAALISWCKRRKIQIVATGGAGGQVDPSKIEIADLNKTVNDPLIAKVRSLLRRDYNFSRTPGRTYSITCVYSREQLRYPLPDGSVCLSKVMPGDGTRLDCAGGFGSAMMVTASFGMLAAAKIIDKLVAGARRPAERQRSD
- a CDS encoding substrate-binding periplasmic protein, with translation MKTWLALICLLLPLSAAQAQQIVRIGTGDWAPYVDQRRADGGALGRLVSAVFAEAGYRVEYLFYPWDRNVLMLQHGELDAIMPYSCTPKRLQYGVCSAPLVQGEIVLFHRKDLSFDWRGLDDLRPFRIGTTLGYSYGPQFDAALQAGSLQALQNSKEDTNFRLLELGRIDLHPQDRAVGYSMLRQRFSAAELASITHHPRQLNTEPLRLLFRKDDPASLAVMRQFDESLRRFAERGELQDLQRALYSGDPDSWMPTLLAPRD
- a CDS encoding DUF1456 family protein — protein: MINNDVLRSLRYLLDVSDAKLVEICQLADYSLSEADVAAYLLKDDEEGYVPCRDEVLAHFLDGLVFFKRGKDDSRPALPVEKRLTNNNILKKLRVAFELKDDDMHEILQAADLPMTKAELSALFRKPGHKNFRLCGDQVLRNFLRGLTQRQRG
- a CDS encoding helix-turn-helix domain-containing protein, giving the protein MGASSELVPIIKRELKAQQLTYADLARELGMSESNVKRMLAKEDMPLSRVDAICRVLHLDFADLARQVADAQPLISTLSLEQEQAVVGDEQLMLVALCVLSQWTAEQMLAVYRLSEAELIRALIRLDRLGVIELKPLNRYRLKLAKTFRWQPDGPVMRYFRKHALQDYYAGEFAGSDEGLLLVHGRISRALAPSFVERLQRVAQEYAQQHLADQKLPEAEREGYTLVLAMRRWEFAVFEAWRR
- a CDS encoding SufE family protein encodes the protein MTLPRPAQQALDAFAACPGWEQRARLLMQWGERLAPLSEEDKQEVNRVSGCESQVWLVGEIQESRWQFRATSDARLIRGLLAVLLARVDGLSAAELDALDLADWFNQLGLARQLSPSRSNGLNAVLQRMRELVAG
- a CDS encoding aminotransferase class V-fold PLP-dependent enzyme encodes the protein MPLNSPWRTDFPGIQALDAEGQTYLDSAATAQKPQAMLDSLLGYYASGAANVHRAQHLPGERATRAFEASRGKVAQWLNAASSEEIIFTRGTTESLNLLAYGLEPLFAAGDEIVVSALEHHANLLPWQQLALRRGLKLVIMPLDSCGQIDLAQAATLISPRTRLLAVSQLSNVLGRWQPVRELIALAQAQGALSVVDGAQGVLHGRHDVQALGCDFYACSSHKLYGPDGVGLLYGRGTALAQLRHWQFGGEMVLEADYQHARFRPAPLGFEAGTPAISSVIALGASLDYLAGLDQAAVIGHEAALHARLLAGLSARDGIQLIGEPQVALASFTVAEVHSADLAHLLTEQGIAVRAGHHCAMPLLKSLGLPGAIRVSLGLYNDGADLTRFFVALDKALELLR